One window from the genome of Streptomyces sp. NBC_00287 encodes:
- a CDS encoding LodA/GoxA family CTQ-dependent oxidase, with the protein MNLDNVARCEIHPTIGIARVGNSPDGFFIGPETPGLPSSPSGGFKDADGRIKRQAARFRVYAYDRAGTVLGELTSAEAQIVWTAELANAKAEWFKFAGRFHESTADSDRRNHHIDPADPAARARLVIRPGPRSVTGSSQDGTDARFDTGTFLDTPVPLGELRTDEAGRLLVLGGFGTSASVQPANPLRHYANNDGWHDDVSDGPVSATVRLGPDGRQVPVTSAWCVVAPPDHAAVVPSLVTLYDVVLEVARTSGGLPTPPEVSFTRDIYPLLARPVLFAWVNKRAREMHGDPRRNFLTPSRLARLSSNAPDDATARQIVFKRLRKPGLVDDTSQANAGFMPVLSGDDGDAEPNKPRTWLSLLPGQYARMQRWAAGDFLADWTGVPAPLPFEALAPADQPHALVRAALETASGGGFFPGIEMTYIADRQSTWAAPFRLREDLVAGDVTKYMALPWQADFYMCMDHWWPASRPDEVLPEPAHDGLVQDAAAGVFQEWDRGVGDGENAEKGMNEMVEKWSTLGFIVARTVPNGDVILVETERTDHETG; encoded by the coding sequence ATGAATCTCGATAACGTCGCACGCTGCGAGATCCATCCCACGATCGGCATCGCCCGGGTGGGCAACAGCCCCGACGGCTTCTTCATCGGCCCGGAGACCCCCGGGCTCCCGTCGAGTCCGTCCGGCGGTTTCAAGGACGCCGACGGGCGGATCAAGCGTCAGGCCGCCCGGTTCCGTGTGTACGCCTATGACCGGGCCGGCACCGTCCTGGGCGAGCTCACCTCGGCCGAGGCGCAGATCGTCTGGACCGCCGAACTGGCCAATGCCAAGGCTGAGTGGTTCAAGTTCGCCGGGCGCTTCCATGAGTCCACCGCCGACTCCGACCGCCGTAACCACCACATCGATCCCGCTGATCCCGCCGCTCGGGCGCGGTTGGTCATCCGGCCGGGGCCGCGCAGTGTGACCGGTTCGTCCCAGGACGGCACGGATGCCAGGTTCGACACCGGGACCTTCCTGGACACGCCGGTACCGCTGGGCGAACTGCGCACCGACGAGGCCGGTCGGCTGCTCGTCCTCGGCGGCTTCGGCACGTCCGCTTCGGTCCAGCCCGCCAATCCGCTCCGCCACTACGCCAACAATGACGGCTGGCACGACGACGTCTCCGACGGCCCGGTCAGCGCAACCGTGCGCCTGGGCCCGGACGGGCGCCAGGTCCCGGTGACCTCGGCCTGGTGCGTGGTGGCCCCGCCCGATCACGCCGCCGTCGTACCGAGTCTGGTCACCCTGTACGACGTCGTGTTGGAGGTCGCCCGCACGTCGGGCGGACTGCCCACCCCGCCGGAGGTCTCCTTCACCCGCGACATCTATCCGCTGCTCGCCCGCCCGGTCTTGTTCGCATGGGTCAACAAGAGAGCGCGAGAGATGCACGGCGACCCTCGACGCAACTTCCTCACGCCGAGCCGTCTCGCCCGGCTGTCCTCGAACGCCCCGGACGACGCCACTGCGCGTCAGATCGTCTTCAAGAGGTTGCGCAAGCCCGGACTGGTGGACGACACCAGCCAGGCAAACGCGGGGTTCATGCCCGTCCTGTCCGGCGATGACGGGGACGCTGAGCCCAACAAGCCACGGACGTGGCTGTCGCTGTTGCCGGGCCAGTACGCGCGGATGCAGCGCTGGGCCGCCGGCGACTTCCTGGCCGACTGGACGGGCGTGCCCGCCCCGCTCCCGTTCGAGGCTCTCGCGCCGGCCGACCAGCCCCACGCCCTGGTGCGGGCCGCGCTGGAAACGGCGAGCGGCGGCGGATTCTTCCCCGGCATCGAGATGACGTATATCGCTGACCGGCAGTCCACTTGGGCAGCGCCCTTCCGGCTGCGCGAAGATCTGGTCGCCGGAGATGTCACCAAGTACATGGCCCTGCCCTGGCAGGCCGACTTCTACATGTGCATGGACCACTGGTGGCCGGCCTCCCGCCCCGATGAGGTCCTTCCCGAGCCGGCGCACGACGGGCTGGTACAAGACGCGGCGGCCGGGGTGTTCCAGGAGTGGGACCGCGGTGTGGGCGACGGTGAAAACGCCGAAAAAGGTATGAACGAGATGGTCGAGAAGTGGAGCACTCTCGGGTTCATCGTCG